cccctccaaaaaaaggGAAGATAAAAGTTTTCTGAGAACAGGGACTCCTAGGGGAAAAGCTGACAAACCTGGCAATACAGTGGGTGCCAAGGGGCACTGCTCCAGTAAGATAGGCAAAATCCCAacgttatttatttttaattcctaaGATTTGAAGGCTAAATAAGAGTGCTCAATTACAAATTGCAGCACCACACCAGTTCAGTTTGTACACAAGTGATGCATAAATAAATAGCACAGGACAAGGTGAATGCTAATAGTGGGTAACTAAGCAGCTCAGGTGGCTCATGCATCATGATGCCAAAGGCTAAATACCTTCAAATATTCATTCAGGTATCTAATGTATTTGCACTACTTAGGACCATAGAAGATTAAAGATGGAAGAGACTTCTGTCACTGAGTCCATTTCTTTGCAAGGATTGGATATCGtttccaattttatttatttattgtaacaATTGGCTAATGGTTCCTGGCCTTTATAGCGCAAATAAATAGTGCCTTTGTCAGCTGGCTAGACTGTTCCTTTTATAATGAGtatttcttaatttaaaagtCTTACATTAAGGTGACTGCGTGTAATATTATTTACAAAATGTGAACTCTCTCAAAGTTTAAGAGCTCTACATTTCATGAATGGGGACAGATTTTGCAACGACTAAATTTCTTtgcaaaatgttgcatttttcaCTCAAAGTTgtggtaaattttatttaatacaGGCCCATCTTCACTCAAAAAtgtgggtttttattttaaaaaagttatttttcttttaaaacacccCCACATacttatttttttgaaaatttactaTTTGAAGCCTAGGTCAGATGATCAATTTTCCCAGTATTATACAAGACAACCTATTTCTTGAAGTCGCCCTAGTGCAAAAAAGAAATTGCAAAAGCATTCACAAGACTATTTTCAGTTTCACAGGGGCCCCGTTGATACAATAAGCAGCAATTTCGTTTGAGGTATTTGTAAGTGGTTTCTTTCCAAGATtcctgacatttcaaaatgaatcTCATTTTAAGTGCGAGCCAGTCTGCAAAGGAAGCCCTGTATATTTGATCATAAACCATCACATTTTGAATCTCCTTATAGCAGCTTATTAATGAACTTGTAAGATtccatccacaaactttattattTGATGCCGTTTGATTTAGTCCAGAGTTAACCCATTTCTCTCCCGTTCAGGTTTGATTCTAGATAAGATACTGGAGGAGACAAAGCCATCAGCCTTGCTGGAGCTGGGAACGTATTGTGGCTACTCTGCTGTGAGGATTGCTCGGCTGTTAAAGCCCAGCGCTTGCTTACTGACCATCGAGTTCAACCCTGACTTTGCTGCTATCGCCAAACAGATGATTGAGTTTGCTGGAGTGCAAGATAAGGTACATCTTGTTCTTCTGTGGCTGGTAAATGAAGGGACTGAGTAGATGTTATGTCAGAAGAAATATTGGTATTTCGCCCTCTTATACTTCAGCTAACACAGCAATTGCAATATCCCAAGCTATTTTAGCAGTGAACTGAGCACAGCCATTGGGCTCATCTGTGTGGTAGATGtgtcaagttaggaaatgcccatTAGGGACTGGGGCAGGGTCATCAATCCCTTTTCACACACACTGTGTTTAAGATAACTGAGTAGTTAGCAAAGATGTCgcaaagctaacaatgttgggaatcattagggaAGGGATAGCTAAGAAGACAAACTATCTTACTGCCttaatataaatccatggtaggcccacatcttcaatactgcGTGAAGATGTgatcaccacatctcaaaaaagatctattggaattggaaaaggttcagaaaagggcaacaaaaatgatgaggggtatggaacagctgccatatgaggagagctaaataagactgggacttttcagcatggaaaagagacgactaaggggggatatgataaagatccataaaaaatcatgactggtgtggaaaaagtaaataaggaagtgttatttactccttctcataacacaagaagtaggggtcaccagattaaattaataggctccaggtttaaaacaaacaaaaggaagtatttcttcacacaaagtctgtagaattccttgccagaggatgttgtgaaggccaagacaaaacagggttcaaaaaagaacgagataaattcatggaggataggtccatcaatggctattagccaggatgggcatggatggtgaccctagtctctgtttgccagaagctgggaatgggtgacatgcgatggatcacttgatgattgattacctcttctgttcattcccccgaagcacctggcattgtccactggcgtaagacaggatactgggctagatggaccattggtctgatccagtatggccgttcttatgttcttagagtgGTGTGATTCAGATCCAAATTGGGGTTTGGAAAGAGATTGGGGCTCAAGTGAGAGCAGGGATTAGAGCTGAAATTCCGCAAATTGCATGAGCTATTCTCACAAGTTTCCAGCTTTCTGAGCCAGAACAAGAATACGTAGCAGCAGGTACAGGAACTGTGATTTAAATCCAATGCTCTCTAGTGTTGGAAAGTGTTCAGATTTCATTCTCTAGGTTTGGCTGTTTTTCTAGTAACCGGTTACCCATGTAGGCAGACGATGGTTTATCGCACTGGGAATGGCTAGGTTCTTTGACTTACAATCACCTATCAACCGACTTGTCAGAGGAACACAGAGAGGCTCAATAGTGCTCTGCTGACAAGTCATTAGATAGGTGACTGTAAGCCAAAGGCTGAGGCATAAATCAGCAGCCAGAATAAACAGACTACCTCACCTTTAGTTTTTGCTCAAGCCATATGATACCTACTTACCAAATACAGGTGCCGCAGTTCCTCTCCATTGAACAGAGCTTGTGCTGATAAACCGATAATCAGGGAGTGCCTGCCGCTCCCCTGCTTGCATCCTCTACGGAGGCCAGGACTAcgctacagattttgccagcatGGCTGTGCCCATCAGGGGTGTGATGAGGTGCAATTATACCTGACCCAGCTGGCTGCAAAAGGCCCTACTGCAGCCCCAGTTACACTGACACAACTGCATGTTTACTGAGATtgcttatgtcactcagggggctGGAACAAGCTATGCTGATGCCAGTATAAACTGCATCCACTCTAGGAACGCTTTGCTGGTGTAGTAgaccagtatagctataccagcaaagcactcctagtgtagacatggcctgactATGCGTAAGAAGAACGGGTTCATTGTTTTGCATGCTCTCCCCGCAAGCTCTGTTCCAAACGAAATaaccccagtctttttaacctctcttcTGTACATTCTATTTGCTTTAGATAAGAAGGTTTGATTGGGATGTGACTGCAGTGCCAAGCCAAGCTGCACGCTGTTTTCAGCAGGGGATTCCCTTGTCACTAGCAGAGGGTCACTTTACCCAGCAGAGACAAGGTCACAGGCTTCTTATAATTgcacagagaaaaaaataattgagtCAATTTATCAAAAAAGCCCATGTGATCCAAAGCCCGCTGAAGTTCTCCACCAAGGCTATTAACATGGTCACGGAAGTCTGACTGCACCTTAAAGGGTGAGGGGCAATGTGCTTAAAACAAGGTGCCCGGATCAACATGAGATGTGTTTGCTTTTCAGGTGAAAATTCTAGAAGGCCCTTCGGAGACAATTATCCCACAGCTGAAGAAAAAGCATGAAGTGGACACACTGGATTTTGTCTTTCTCGATCATTGGAAAGATAGATACCTGCCAGACACCATCCTGCTGCTTGTGAGTTGGAATGATTTCAGCCCTAAAACCCCCATAGTGAATATCCAGATGTCTGTAAGATCTTCCCAGAACAGTTGGGAAGTGCGTGTTTTCTATAGCGGGGCACGCACCAGAGAAACTTTTAACAATCAACCAGCCACGTGGTGAAAAGGGATGGAGCTTAGGGGCTGGATTCACAACAGTGCTAAGTGCCCTCGTCTCCCCTATTATTGTCAGTGGGaactgagagtgctcagcacttcccaggGATTGCAGGATCTTCCTGTCTGGAAAGGCCTGAAGCTGAATACCCAATGAGAACCACCCACAAACACTGGAGAAGTACGATTTGGGTCTGAATGTCATGACTTAAGTCTTTCCCTATCAGATTAAGCCAGGACACCTGATCCAAATGCCCTGaattttggagaagttcagatTTCAGACTCAGCCTTCACATCACTAATTTCCTGGTGGCAAACTCTTCTCCCTCTGTTGTCAGGGTTTGTGCTCCTTGATGAAATTCTCTCTCGATAACACGTTTGTACCTTCTTTCTGTGAACATCTGGGGCATCCTTACCATCTGATGGGATATAAAGCAGCCCTTAGCAGAGGGAAGACTATTCCTAGCACCATGCTAGGTTCTCATTCCAGGAAATGCCATTCAGACTCTCCCCACCCACAGCTAGACGTGGGGACAGATTCTGTCAGCAA
This genomic stretch from Lepidochelys kempii isolate rLepKem1 chromosome 15, rLepKem1.hap2, whole genome shotgun sequence harbors:
- the COMT gene encoding catechol O-methyltransferase isoform X2, translating into MLESCPILLSIVTSLLFILLLLAVLIRNNGWAAILWNEIILQKITNFIMAQSKEERILNFVLQNAIKGDPQSVVDTIDKYCSQKEWAMNVGDEKGLILDKILEETKPSALLELGTYCGYSAVRIARLLKPSACLLTIEFNPDFAAIAKQMIEFAGVQDKVKILEGPSETIIPQLKKKHEVDTLDFVFLDHWKDRYLPDTILLLGLCSLMKFSLDNTFVPSFCEHLGHPYHLMGYKAALSRGKTIPSTMLGSHSRKCHSDSPHPQLDVGTDSVSNKGTWLAEEGLCYPG
- the COMT gene encoding catechol O-methyltransferase isoform X1 translates to MKMLESCPILLSIVTSLLFILLLLAVLIRNNGWAAILWNEIILQKITNFIMAQSKEERILNFVLQNAIKGDPQSVVDTIDKYCSQKEWAMNVGDEKGLILDKILEETKPSALLELGTYCGYSAVRIARLLKPSACLLTIEFNPDFAAIAKQMIEFAGVQDKVKILEGPSETIIPQLKKKHEVDTLDFVFLDHWKDRYLPDTILLLGLCSLMKFSLDNTFVPSFCEHLGHPYHLMGYKAALSRGKTIPSTMLGSHSRKCHSDSPHPQLDVGTDSVSNKGTWLAEEGLCYPG